One genomic window of Meles meles chromosome 15, mMelMel3.1 paternal haplotype, whole genome shotgun sequence includes the following:
- the MTLN gene encoding mitoregulin, which produces MADVSERTLQLSVLVAFASGVLVGWQANRLRRRYLDWRKRRLQDKLATTQKKLDLA; this is translated from the coding sequence ATGGCGGACGTGTCCGAGCGGACGCTGCAGCTGTCTGTGCTGGTGGCCTTCGCGTCCGGAGTGCTCGTGGGCTGGCAGGCGAACCGGCTACGGAGGCGCTACCTGGACTGGAGGAAGCGGAGGCTGCAGGACAAGCTGGCGACGACTCAGAAAAAGCTGGACCTGGCCTGA